A genomic region of Brevibacillus sp. JNUCC-41 contains the following coding sequences:
- a CDS encoding ABC transporter permease — MKNKLSRNIYFIPYVLWIALFVIAPILLILYYSFFDIEGNLSLINYQKFFTPVYLTMTLSSFWYAFLITGISLLVAYPTAYLLTKTKHKQLWLLLIIVPSWINLLLKAYAFIGIFGTYGVANGFLEVVGIGKQQILFTDFSFIFVSVYIFIPFMILPIFNALDKMNPTLVDAANDLGASRWMTFRRVIFPLTLDGVKTGCQVVFIPALSLFMLTRLIAGNRVITLGTAIEQHFLVTQDWGMGSTIAVFLIIIMFLIMFVTGNRKQGV; from the coding sequence ATGAAGAATAAATTATCCAGGAATATTTACTTCATCCCATATGTCCTATGGATTGCTTTATTCGTGATTGCACCCATTTTGTTAATCCTATACTATTCCTTCTTTGACATTGAAGGCAATCTATCATTGATTAACTATCAAAAGTTCTTTACACCAGTATATTTAACAATGACATTAAGCTCATTTTGGTATGCATTCCTGATTACAGGAATATCCCTTTTAGTCGCTTACCCAACCGCATATTTGTTAACGAAAACAAAGCATAAGCAGCTGTGGCTTTTGCTGATCATCGTCCCTTCCTGGATCAATTTACTTTTGAAGGCTTATGCCTTCATTGGTATTTTTGGCACATATGGTGTGGCGAATGGTTTTCTAGAGGTTGTAGGAATCGGAAAGCAGCAGATTCTCTTTACGGATTTCAGCTTCATATTCGTTTCGGTTTATATTTTCATCCCGTTTATGATCTTACCGATATTCAATGCGCTTGATAAAATGAATCCAACCCTTGTGGATGCGGCTAATGACTTGGGAGCGTCCCGTTGGATGACATTCCGCCGTGTCATTTTTCCATTGACGTTAGATGGTGTAAAGACGGGATGCCAGGTAGTCTTCATCCCGGCACTTTCTTTGTTCATGCTTACAAGACTGATTGCCGGTAACCGCGTCATTACGCTTGGTACGGCTATCGAGCAGCACTTCCTTGTGACACAGGATTGGGGAATGGGTTCCACAATCGCGGTATTTTTGATTATTATAATGTTCCTGATTATGTTTGTAACGGGTAACCGAAAGCAGGGTGTGTAA
- a CDS encoding ABC transporter permease: MGNKLSPISKAFLVLIFIILYAPIFFLVFYSFNSGGTMYDFKGFTMEWYKELFQDTRLLIIVLNTLVIALLSALISTIIGVMGAIGIRSFTSSKAKNTVLSLNNVLIVSPDVIIGASFLILFTMAGIKLGFYSVLLSHIAFSIPIVVLLVLPKLQEMSPTLIDAARDLGASRWDVLTKVILPYILPGIFAGFFMALTYSLDDFAVTFFVTGNGFSTLSVEIYSLARRGISLNINALSTLLFVVTLLLVVVYYFITQRVRQTGMGGKR; this comes from the coding sequence TTGGGCAATAAATTATCACCAATATCAAAAGCGTTTCTCGTTTTGATTTTTATCATACTCTATGCACCGATTTTCTTTTTAGTCTTTTACTCCTTTAACAGCGGTGGAACGATGTATGACTTTAAAGGGTTCACGATGGAGTGGTACAAGGAACTGTTCCAAGATACAAGGCTGCTGATCATTGTATTGAATACACTTGTGATCGCTTTATTATCTGCACTGATCTCAACGATCATAGGGGTGATGGGGGCGATTGGTATTCGGTCCTTTACGAGCAGTAAAGCTAAGAATACGGTATTATCATTGAATAATGTATTGATTGTCAGTCCCGATGTGATCATCGGTGCTTCCTTCCTGATTTTATTCACAATGGCCGGGATCAAGCTTGGATTCTACTCGGTACTGTTGTCGCATATCGCCTTCAGCATCCCGATCGTAGTGTTGCTGGTCCTTCCGAAACTTCAGGAAATGAGCCCTACTTTAATTGATGCCGCTAGAGATTTAGGGGCAAGCCGGTGGGATGTATTGACGAAGGTCATCCTTCCATACATCTTACCAGGTATCTTTGCTGGTTTTTTTATGGCATTGACATATTCACTTGATGATTTTGCGGTTACGTTCTTTGTGACCGGTAATGGCTTCTCCACTCTTTCTGTGGAAATCTATTCATTGGCCCGCCGTGGGATTTCATTGAATATCAATGCACTATCGACACTGCTGTTCGTCGTGACACTGCTGTTGGTTGTCGTATATTACTTTATAACTCAACGTGTAAGGCAAACGGGAATGGGAGGGAAACGATGA
- a CDS encoding ABC transporter substrate-binding protein, whose translation MKRLVQMFLIISLISALLLYAISRLNSSQGFTSSNTLTIYNWGDYIDTDLIKRFEKETGIKVIYETFDSNEAMMTKIEQGGTTYDIAIPSEYMIDKMRQEDLLIPLDHSKLPNLKNIDERFIDLPFDPENKYSVPYFWGTVGIVYNSKMLGGKEITAWSDLWDKDLKNEILLTDGAREVMGMGLNSLNYSLNDIDEEHLQEAKSKLDALTPNIKAIVGDESRMLLEAQEAAIGLVWSGVASEIMAENEDLEYVVPKEGSNLWFDNMVIPKTTKNVDAAHQFINFMLDPKVAAQNAEYVSYSTPNKAALKYMPEEVVKDERFYPSPELTKKLEVYENLGKKNLAHYNELFLEFKMHRK comes from the coding sequence ATGAAAAGGCTTGTCCAAATGTTTTTGATCATTTCCCTCATATCCGCTTTGCTGCTATATGCGATTTCAAGATTGAATTCATCGCAGGGGTTTACGAGCAGCAATACGCTTACCATCTATAATTGGGGCGATTACATCGATACGGATCTAATCAAACGTTTTGAAAAAGAAACAGGTATAAAGGTCATTTATGAGACGTTCGATTCGAATGAGGCCATGATGACTAAAATCGAACAGGGTGGTACGACTTATGATATTGCCATTCCGTCTGAGTATATGATCGATAAGATGCGGCAAGAAGACTTGCTGATTCCCTTGGATCATTCCAAGCTTCCGAATTTGAAAAACATCGATGAGCGGTTCATCGACCTGCCATTCGATCCGGAGAATAAATATTCCGTCCCTTATTTCTGGGGAACGGTTGGAATTGTTTATAATTCCAAGATGCTCGGTGGCAAAGAAATAACGGCCTGGTCAGATTTATGGGATAAAGATCTAAAAAATGAAATCCTTTTGACGGATGGCGCTAGGGAAGTGATGGGCATGGGTCTGAACTCTTTGAATTATTCATTGAATGATATAGATGAAGAACACCTTCAAGAGGCAAAATCCAAACTTGATGCCCTCACCCCGAATATTAAGGCGATAGTAGGAGATGAAAGCCGCATGCTATTGGAAGCCCAGGAAGCGGCGATTGGCCTTGTTTGGTCGGGAGTTGCTTCTGAAATCATGGCTGAAAATGAAGATCTCGAATACGTTGTTCCAAAAGAGGGGTCCAATTTATGGTTTGATAATATGGTCATCCCGAAAACAACTAAAAACGTCGATGCGGCTCACCAGTTCATCAACTTCATGCTGGACCCGAAAGTTGCAGCACAGAATGCTGAATATGTAAGTTACTCGACACCCAATAAAGCAGCACTGAAATATATGCCTGAAGAAGTGGTGAAGGACGAACGTTTCTATCCATCGCCGGAATTGACAAAGAAACTCGAAGTGTACGAAAACCTTGGGAAGAAAAACTTGGCCCATTACAACGAACTCTTCCTTGAATTCAAGATGCATCGTAAATAA
- a CDS encoding foldase protein PrsA — protein MKLLRSTKAYIWAGSILIIAGIMAFAMISSTDKTMASIDGEKINKDELYDALVAGYGADTLDLLITNKLVELEAEKAGIKIKDEEIQKEIDVMAESYGDEKSLKEQLEASGSSMDALKKDIVVYLQTKKLVEPRITVTDDEISTYFEDNKETFDQAEQVEASHILVEDEKTAKKVAKEIAEGGDFAKLAAEYSIDAQTADKGGSLGYFGKGDMVKEFEDVAFDLDINKVSDPVKSDYGYHIIKVTGKKEAKKANLEDSKDVIKETLLSEKLQEEYPVWLAEVKKDHEITNKLEDSN, from the coding sequence ATGAAACTATTAAGAAGCACGAAGGCATATATTTGGGCAGGGAGTATTTTGATCATTGCCGGGATCATGGCATTTGCGATGATATCATCAACGGATAAGACAATGGCGAGTATCGATGGCGAGAAAATCAATAAGGATGAGCTGTATGACGCGCTTGTTGCAGGGTACGGAGCAGATACTTTAGACCTGTTAATTACGAATAAATTGGTTGAATTGGAAGCGGAAAAAGCGGGAATTAAAATTAAGGATGAAGAAATCCAGAAAGAAATCGATGTTATGGCTGAGTCCTATGGTGATGAAAAGTCGTTGAAAGAGCAATTGGAAGCAAGCGGCTCTTCCATGGATGCCTTAAAAAAGGACATCGTGGTTTATCTGCAAACGAAAAAACTGGTTGAACCGAGAATTACCGTGACGGACGATGAAATCAGTACGTATTTTGAAGACAATAAAGAAACATTTGATCAAGCTGAACAAGTGGAAGCTAGTCATATTTTAGTCGAAGACGAAAAAACGGCTAAAAAAGTTGCGAAAGAAATTGCAGAAGGCGGTGATTTCGCTAAATTGGCAGCTGAATATTCCATTGATGCACAAACGGCGGATAAGGGCGGAAGCCTAGGGTATTTTGGGAAAGGTGATATGGTGAAAGAGTTTGAAGATGTTGCCTTTGATCTTGATATAAATAAAGTCAGTGATCCAGTCAAATCCGATTATGGGTACCATATCATAAAAGTAACCGGTAAGAAGGAAGCAAAAAAGGCTAATTTAGAAGACAGTAAAGATGTAATTAAAGAAACGCTTCTTTCTGAAAAATTACAAGAGGAATATCCCGTTTGGTTGGCTGAAGTGAAAAAAGACCATGAGATAACGAATAAATTGGAGGACTCTAACTAA
- a CDS encoding YtxH domain-containing protein, with the protein MTQSTIENQSTIETQPNSKLLKGILIGGLVGGALTLLDSNTRNKVKRSAVLLKDNSMNMIEQVKENPGEMKEQMVSGVKGATETIKEAINDVETLYETVNEDVVGRVSEVKDISTDALGTAKDATSELKDISSKVVVAGKQLKETPSQSLKADNDKGEKESDEIVKESGLSNQKSISSNF; encoded by the coding sequence ATGACTCAATCAACTATCGAAAATCAATCAACTATCGAAACTCAACCGAATAGCAAACTCTTAAAAGGGATTCTGATTGGGGGGCTTGTTGGTGGTGCGTTGACCTTGCTTGACTCCAATACAAGAAATAAAGTAAAGCGTTCAGCCGTCCTTTTAAAAGACAACTCCATGAATATGATTGAACAGGTCAAGGAAAATCCCGGCGAAATGAAGGAACAGATGGTATCAGGAGTCAAAGGGGCAACAGAGACGATTAAAGAGGCAATTAATGACGTTGAAACACTATATGAAACCGTTAATGAAGACGTGGTGGGTAGAGTATCCGAAGTAAAGGATATCTCCACTGATGCCCTTGGTACAGCTAAAGATGCAACAAGTGAATTGAAAGACATCAGCTCAAAAGTGGTCGTTGCCGGTAAACAGCTGAAAGAAACACCCTCACAATCATTGAAAGCCGATAATGATAAAGGTGAAAAAGAGAGTGATGAAATCGTTAAAGAATCAGGATTATCCAATCAAAAATCCATTTCATCCAACTTCTAA
- a CDS encoding MarR family winged helix-turn-helix transcriptional regulator, whose product MSNDKVSGLIDRYMRVSFYVNKMGELLIKDQICDVLTNEQYYTLRFIQQQRLSTSTEISDAFYINKSAVTSNINRLEGKGLIEREQDLGDRRVFHLKLSKEGEALLQETENKIYKLVETIMTKFDYEEIVKFLDTYEKLSQIFIQMKNEEWEEI is encoded by the coding sequence ATGTCTAATGACAAAGTTTCTGGATTGATTGATCGATATATGAGGGTTTCCTTCTATGTCAATAAAATGGGTGAGCTTTTAATAAAAGATCAGATTTGTGATGTGCTGACGAATGAACAATATTATACTTTACGGTTCATTCAACAACAGCGGTTGTCTACATCGACGGAAATCAGTGATGCCTTTTATATTAATAAGAGTGCCGTCACGTCCAACATCAACAGGCTGGAAGGCAAAGGATTGATAGAACGGGAACAGGACCTGGGTGACCGAAGGGTCTTTCACTTAAAGCTTTCCAAAGAGGGGGAAGCATTGTTACAGGAAACGGAAAATAAGATTTATAAATTGGTAGAGACCATCATGACGAAATTCGATTATGAAGAGATCGTTAAATTCCTTGATACATATGAGAAGCTTTCACAAATTTTCATTCAAATGAAAAATGAGGAATGGGAGGAAATATAA
- a CDS encoding MMPL family transporter, giving the protein MRGIIKGRWLVIIVWVAMTAGLLFAAPNMAELVRNKGQLDVPPEYSSGMANALMKEIQDKDESQVALVFHGDKKLTSSELKEIETAVQKLEKNKAELGIKEVMTHFKEPSLKGQLVSENESTVLTSITMVKGDREAKDVIDALYKELEQVDVEHYYTSSWMIDEDLNANSQEGLKKTEGITVVFILAVLLIVFRSVVTPIIPLVTVGFTYLCSQSIVSFLVDKWDFPISSYTQIFLVGILFGIGTDYCILLLSRFKEELSSQESLPEAIVETYRTAGKTVFFSGLTVMIGFAAIGFSTFKLYQSAAAVAIGVFILMIALYTIVPFFMAVLGKKLFWPAKGKLEHSESKLWGILGNFSLNRPLLALMIVAIVCVPFLFMYDGKISYNSLEEAGDDVPSIMAFNIISDEFGPGQSMPTQIVIKNDERMDSEDYIALAEKISQEVVKVDEVDVVRSMTRPTGEPIKDLFVANQAETLEKGIGEGNEGIKQISDGLKTAGSELSDSGPRLKQATDGIGGLISGTNELKSGVGQVEKALTSIEAGIRDGSSGTGDIKNGLIEVKANLEKLAAGSGQLLEGYKQSANGLSELTGGYKEIQINLTGVSQSLAGLNPSFEQMEAAHPELQADQSYQTIKQTVQGAQGGLEPMAAGLSELNRNLGSVSGGLNTANQNMAEIVKGQTSLGEGLNQLISGVDTLQKGLSTMANGQGEVINNLSGFKGGLTSLSNGQQELLNGFSSLGGQLTDLTDGLNESADGLNEVHDGLSSAQGYLSGLAKTDKTVTGMYIPKEVVESEEFGEALNAYLSEDGKIMTMDVVFKANPYSNEAIEQIGSIEAAVERVTKDTKLENAQVAIGGITSTHHDLGMMSEEDFSRTVVLMLSGIAIILFFMLRSLVMPVYLIVSLVLTYYTAAAITELIFVNILGYAGIGWAVPFFAFVILIALGIDYSIFLMDRFNEWKDKPVKEAMLLSMRKMGTVIISAAVILGGTFAAMMPAGVLSLLEIATLILVGLALYAFVILPLFIPVMVATFGNANWWPFLKNKE; this is encoded by the coding sequence ATGAGGGGGATCATAAAGGGAAGATGGCTGGTCATTATCGTTTGGGTTGCAATGACAGCAGGATTATTGTTTGCGGCACCGAATATGGCGGAACTTGTCCGGAATAAGGGACAGCTGGATGTACCGCCAGAGTATTCCTCCGGGATGGCCAATGCGCTAATGAAAGAGATCCAGGATAAGGATGAGTCACAAGTGGCTCTCGTATTCCATGGTGATAAGAAGTTGACTTCCTCGGAATTGAAAGAGATTGAGACAGCGGTCCAAAAGCTTGAAAAGAATAAAGCGGAGCTTGGTATCAAAGAGGTCATGACCCATTTTAAAGAGCCCTCGCTAAAAGGTCAGTTGGTCTCGGAAAATGAATCAACAGTTTTGACTTCCATCACGATGGTAAAGGGGGACCGAGAAGCTAAGGATGTGATCGATGCCCTTTATAAAGAGTTGGAACAAGTGGATGTCGAGCATTATTACACAAGCAGCTGGATGATCGATGAAGATCTTAATGCCAATTCCCAAGAGGGGCTGAAGAAAACTGAAGGCATCACGGTTGTCTTCATTCTGGCAGTATTGCTGATAGTCTTTCGTTCAGTGGTGACACCGATCATTCCGTTAGTGACAGTCGGTTTCACTTATTTATGTTCACAATCCATCGTCTCATTCCTGGTGGATAAATGGGACTTTCCGATTTCGTCTTACACCCAAATATTCCTGGTAGGTATTTTATTTGGGATCGGGACTGATTATTGCATCCTGCTTCTTAGTCGCTTCAAGGAGGAGCTATCGTCACAGGAGTCCTTGCCTGAAGCAATCGTGGAGACATACCGAACCGCCGGCAAGACTGTCTTCTTCAGTGGGCTGACCGTAATGATTGGCTTTGCGGCAATCGGTTTTTCTACTTTTAAGCTCTATCAATCTGCGGCGGCCGTTGCCATAGGGGTTTTCATTTTAATGATCGCCCTTTATACGATCGTTCCATTTTTCATGGCTGTTCTTGGCAAGAAGCTATTTTGGCCGGCAAAAGGGAAGCTTGAGCATAGTGAAAGTAAACTATGGGGAATTCTGGGTAACTTCTCCTTGAACCGCCCATTGTTGGCGCTTATGATCGTGGCAATCGTCTGTGTTCCCTTTTTGTTTATGTATGATGGGAAGATTTCATATAACTCTCTTGAAGAAGCGGGCGATGATGTTCCTTCCATCATGGCATTTAATATCATTTCCGATGAATTCGGGCCAGGACAATCCATGCCAACACAGATTGTCATAAAAAATGACGAACGCATGGATTCGGAGGATTACATCGCACTTGCTGAAAAAATCAGCCAGGAAGTCGTCAAGGTGGATGAAGTCGATGTAGTTCGTTCCATGACCCGCCCGACAGGTGAACCCATTAAGGACTTATTTGTCGCGAACCAAGCCGAAACTTTGGAAAAGGGAATCGGGGAAGGAAATGAAGGCATTAAACAAATCAGTGATGGATTAAAGACGGCAGGCAGTGAGCTTTCCGATTCAGGACCGCGCTTGAAGCAAGCGACGGATGGAATAGGGGGTCTCATATCAGGAACCAATGAATTAAAGAGCGGCGTAGGTCAGGTGGAGAAGGCGTTAACAAGCATTGAAGCAGGCATTCGCGATGGTTCCTCAGGGACTGGGGATATAAAAAACGGCCTGATTGAGGTCAAGGCAAACTTGGAAAAGCTCGCTGCCGGAAGCGGACAGCTCCTCGAAGGCTATAAACAATCAGCTAATGGGTTAAGTGAGCTCACAGGGGGATACAAAGAGATTCAAATTAACCTTACGGGCGTATCACAAAGCCTTGCTGGTTTAAATCCTTCTTTTGAGCAAATGGAAGCCGCACATCCAGAGTTACAGGCTGATCAGTCCTATCAAACGATCAAGCAAACGGTGCAAGGGGCACAGGGTGGCTTGGAGCCCATGGCAGCAGGCCTTTCGGAACTCAATAGGAATCTTGGTTCAGTATCCGGCGGTTTGAATACGGCGAATCAAAATATGGCAGAGATCGTAAAGGGTCAAACTTCTCTTGGGGAGGGCCTGAACCAATTGATTTCAGGTGTTGACACTTTACAAAAAGGTCTTAGCACGATGGCCAATGGTCAGGGGGAAGTCATAAATAACCTGTCAGGATTTAAAGGAGGACTTACCAGCTTAAGTAATGGGCAGCAAGAGCTCCTAAATGGTTTTTCAAGCCTCGGCGGACAACTTACCGATTTGACAGATGGCTTAAATGAAAGTGCGGATGGTCTGAATGAAGTCCATGATGGACTATCGTCTGCACAGGGTTATTTATCAGGACTGGCAAAAACGGATAAAACTGTAACAGGCATGTACATTCCCAAAGAAGTAGTGGAAAGCGAAGAATTCGGGGAGGCATTGAACGCGTATTTATCTGAAGATGGTAAAATCATGACAATGGATGTGGTATTCAAGGCAAACCCATATTCCAATGAAGCAATCGAGCAAATCGGTTCGATCGAGGCAGCCGTTGAAAGAGTAACGAAAGATACAAAGCTTGAAAATGCGCAGGTGGCGATAGGGGGAATTACAAGTACGCATCATGACTTGGGCATGATGTCTGAGGAGGATTTCTCGCGGACGGTCGTTTTGATGCTGTCGGGTATCGCAATCATTCTCTTTTTTATGCTGCGATCCCTGGTCATGCCGGTCTATTTGATTGTGTCGCTCGTTTTGACTTATTATACAGCGGCCGCCATTACAGAGTTGATTTTTGTTAATATTCTCGGTTATGCTGGCATCGGCTGGGCAGTTCCTTTCTTTGCCTTCGTCATCTTGATTGCTCTTGGCATTGACTATAGCATTTTCTTGATGGATCGCTTTAATGAATGGAAAGATAAACCGGTCAAGGAAGCAATGTTACTGTCCATGAGAAAAATGGGAACGGTGATCATCTCAGCAGCTGTCATTCTGGGTGGAACCTTTGCTGCCATGATGCCAGCAGGAGTTTTATCGCTCTTGGAGATAGCCACTTTAATTTTGGTGGGGCTTGCTTTATATGCGTTTGTCATATTGCCATTGTTTATTCCTGTTATGGTTGCGACGTTTGGTAATGCGAATTGGTGGCCCTTTTTGAAGAATAAGGAATAA
- a CDS encoding SIS domain-containing protein yields MNSYFEEVQALLTIVGEQEQQSIREAVDHISKAVMSDGIIHLFGSGHSHILTEEVFYRAGGLAAIRPIFVEDLMLFKGASRSSQLERQNDLSEKFMHDEDIRPGDVCIVISSSGVNPVPIDVATIAKEKGAFVIGLTSPEYAKSCPSRHKQKHYLHDVVDLVIDNHIAKGDTLLKSNNISFGSGSTVIGAVLLNMIFTQVIQTIIETGETPPVFLSSNIEGADEHNQKIIAKYKTRIAQL; encoded by the coding sequence ATGAATTCATACTTTGAAGAAGTGCAGGCTTTACTCACAATTGTGGGAGAACAGGAACAGCAGTCAATTAGGGAAGCCGTGGACCATATCTCAAAAGCGGTGATGTCGGATGGAATCATCCATCTATTCGGAAGCGGGCACTCTCATATTTTGACCGAAGAGGTATTCTACCGGGCAGGTGGGTTAGCCGCGATTCGTCCTATTTTCGTTGAAGACTTGATGCTTTTTAAGGGAGCTTCAAGGTCATCCCAACTTGAACGGCAAAATGACCTATCAGAGAAATTCATGCATGATGAGGATATCCGTCCTGGTGATGTCTGTATCGTCATTTCATCATCCGGCGTAAATCCCGTTCCCATAGATGTCGCCACTATCGCTAAAGAAAAAGGGGCCTTCGTCATCGGACTAACATCACCGGAGTATGCAAAAAGTTGTCCTTCACGGCATAAACAGAAGCATTATCTCCACGATGTCGTTGATTTGGTCATAGACAACCATATTGCCAAAGGTGACACATTACTGAAATCAAATAATATATCTTTTGGTTCTGGATCGACCGTGATCGGGGCTGTTCTCCTCAATATGATTTTCACGCAAGTCATCCAAACGATTATTGAAACAGGGGAGACCCCTCCCGTATTCCTTAGCAGTAATATCGAAGGGGCAGATGAACATAATCAAAAGATCATCGCGAAATATAAAACAAGAATCGCCCAATTATGA
- a CDS encoding GntR family transcriptional regulator, with product MIDKNSPLPIYFQIEEQIKRQIENGEFQAHNALPSEREYAEQFEISRMTVRQAINNLVNDGYLYRQKGRGTFVADKKLEQQLNGLTSFTEDMKARGLNPSSKLLSFEIIPADKKIASELHISLYAPVYEIKRIRLADDVPMALETVYMSANLIKGLTEEIINLSLYQYVENYVKLKIDYATQTLESSIASELEVTHLAIPKHSPILFIQRHTFLMDGTPLEYVKSAYRADRYKFTITISR from the coding sequence ATGATTGATAAAAACTCACCTCTTCCGATTTATTTTCAAATCGAAGAACAAATAAAAAGACAAATAGAAAACGGTGAGTTCCAAGCCCACAATGCCCTTCCATCTGAACGTGAATATGCCGAGCAATTCGAAATTAGCCGGATGACCGTCCGGCAAGCCATAAATAATTTGGTGAATGACGGATACTTATACCGTCAAAAAGGAAGGGGAACCTTTGTCGCCGATAAGAAACTGGAGCAGCAGCTCAATGGGTTGACCAGCTTCACCGAGGACATGAAAGCCAGGGGATTAAATCCAAGCAGTAAGCTGCTGAGCTTTGAAATCATTCCGGCTGATAAAAAGATTGCCAGTGAATTGCACATTTCGCTTTATGCTCCCGTTTATGAAATAAAACGCATTCGTTTGGCTGATGATGTTCCTATGGCCCTCGAGACCGTATACATGTCTGCCAATTTAATTAAAGGGTTAACGGAAGAGATCATTAACCTCTCTCTTTACCAATATGTAGAGAATTACGTTAAACTTAAAATAGACTATGCTACACAAACGTTGGAATCGTCGATTGCTTCTGAATTAGAAGTCACCCATTTAGCGATTCCAAAGCACTCACCCATATTATTCATTCAAAGGCATACGTTCTTAATGGATGGAACTCCCCTCGAATATGTTAAATCGGCATATCGTGCGGATAGATATAAGTTCACTATCACTATAAGCAGATAA
- the nagB gene encoding glucosamine-6-phosphate deaminase: MNIIQVQDYMEMSRTAAEIVIGKVKGNPNIKLGLATGGTPKGMYDNLIEDHVNNHTSYENVTSFNLDEYVGLKPNDPNSYHYYMNDSLFTHININKERTHLPNGTADDTNGECKRYDEMIDSVGGIDLQILGIGQNGHIGFNEPGTSFTSGTHVVTLEDSTRQANARYFDSIDEVPTHAVTMGISTIMKSKEILLLISGEEKAETLKKLIHGDISEDFPASILKKHDSVTIIADQKALSGVIIP; encoded by the coding sequence ATGAATATCATACAAGTGCAGGACTACATGGAAATGAGCCGGACAGCTGCAGAAATAGTGATCGGAAAAGTCAAAGGAAATCCAAATATCAAATTGGGCCTTGCTACAGGCGGCACCCCAAAAGGAATGTATGATAATTTGATTGAAGATCATGTGAATAATCATACTTCCTATGAAAATGTAACATCTTTTAATCTTGATGAGTATGTCGGCTTAAAACCAAATGATCCAAACAGTTACCATTATTATATGAATGACTCCTTATTCACTCATATCAATATAAATAAAGAGCGTACTCACCTGCCAAATGGTACGGCTGATGATACTAACGGGGAATGTAAACGGTATGACGAAATGATTGATTCCGTGGGAGGGATTGATCTTCAGATACTTGGTATTGGGCAAAATGGCCATATTGGTTTTAATGAACCTGGAACTTCATTTACATCGGGTACACATGTCGTGACACTTGAAGATTCAACGCGCCAAGCGAATGCACGTTATTTCGATTCCATAGACGAAGTTCCTACACATGCCGTTACGATGGGCATTTCAACAATCATGAAAAGCAAGGAAATCCTGCTGCTGATATCTGGTGAAGAAAAAGCCGAAACCTTGAAGAAATTGATACACGGTGACATTTCCGAGGACTTCCCTGCATCTATCCTAAAAAAACATGATAGTGTTACAATTATCGCAGACCAAAAAGCATTATCCGGAGTGATAATACCCTAA